The Nocardioides sp. S-1144 genome includes a region encoding these proteins:
- a CDS encoding hemolysin family protein produces MNEWVMLGIGLLLTVGTGIFVASEFALVNLDRHDLEKRRDAGEKRLGPTIGALRITSTHLSSAQLGITLTTLLTGYTFEPAVSSLLREPLTGAGVPEGAVPGVGAVVGVLLATLFSMVVGELVPKNFALAVPLATAKLVVPLQVAFTTVLKPVIVLLNNTANGLIRAMGIEPKEELTGARTADELTYLIRHSASQGLLEKDDATLLDRSLRIAERDASDVMTPRTQMTSVGLGATAAQVIAAAAASGHSRLPVTHGGPDDIVGVVHVKQAFAVALKARDTTPAADLMVEPVRVPESLGALALLERLRGEGLQLAVVTDEYGGTAGVVTVEDLVEELIGELEDEHDRYHSMLTRRGRSVTFDATWRPDELAARAGVHVPEDDDWDTVGGFLAARLERIPEPGDEVEVDGGLLRVERADEQRVTRILFVPADPDGDLAGHPGGPAPAAVPTTEEAR; encoded by the coding sequence ATGAACGAGTGGGTCATGCTGGGCATCGGTCTGCTGCTCACCGTCGGGACGGGGATCTTCGTCGCCTCGGAGTTCGCGCTGGTCAACCTCGACCGGCACGACCTCGAGAAGCGCCGCGACGCCGGTGAGAAGCGGCTCGGTCCGACGATCGGCGCGCTGCGGATCACCTCGACGCACCTCTCGAGCGCGCAGCTGGGCATCACGCTGACGACGCTGCTCACCGGCTACACCTTCGAGCCGGCCGTGTCCTCGCTGTTGCGCGAGCCGCTGACCGGCGCCGGCGTCCCCGAGGGCGCCGTGCCGGGTGTGGGCGCCGTGGTCGGCGTGCTGCTCGCGACCCTGTTCTCGATGGTCGTCGGCGAGCTGGTCCCCAAGAACTTCGCGCTCGCCGTGCCGCTGGCCACGGCCAAGCTGGTCGTGCCGCTGCAGGTGGCTTTCACCACGGTCCTCAAGCCGGTGATCGTGCTGCTCAACAACACCGCCAACGGGCTCATCCGCGCGATGGGCATCGAGCCCAAGGAGGAGCTGACCGGCGCCCGCACCGCCGACGAGCTCACCTACCTGATCCGGCACTCCGCGTCGCAGGGGCTGCTCGAGAAGGACGACGCCACCCTGCTCGACCGGAGCCTGCGGATCGCCGAGCGCGACGCCTCCGACGTGATGACGCCGCGCACCCAGATGACCTCGGTCGGCCTCGGCGCGACCGCCGCGCAGGTGATCGCCGCCGCGGCCGCGAGCGGGCACTCGCGCCTGCCGGTGACGCACGGCGGCCCCGACGACATCGTCGGCGTCGTGCACGTCAAGCAGGCCTTCGCCGTCGCGCTGAAGGCCCGTGACACCACCCCGGCCGCCGACCTGATGGTCGAGCCCGTCCGTGTGCCCGAGAGCCTCGGCGCGCTCGCGCTCCTCGAGCGGCTCCGCGGCGAGGGCCTGCAGCTGGCCGTCGTCACCGACGAGTACGGCGGCACGGCCGGCGTCGTCACCGTCGAGGACCTCGTCGAGGAGCTGATCGGCGAGCTCGAGGACGAGCACGACCGGTACCACTCGATGCTGACGCGTCGCGGTCGGTCGGTGACCTTCGACGCCACCTGGCGACCCGACGAGCTGGCCGCCCGTGCCGGCGTCCACGTGCCCGAGGACGACGACTGGGACACCGTCGGCGGCTTCCTGGCCGCGCGCCTGGAGCGGATCCCCGAGCCCGGCGACGAGGTCGAGGTCGACGGCGGGCTGCTCCGCGTCGAGCGCGCCGACGAGCAACGCGTCACCCGCATCCTGTTCGTCCCGGCCGACCCCGACGGCGACCTCGCCGGCCACCCCGGCGGTCCCGCCCCGGCGGCCGTCCCCACCACGGAGGAGGCCCGATGA
- a CDS encoding class I SAM-dependent methyltransferase, translating to MDMIERHSLRFAGLTIEHDRRVLEPRPWTELQSRWAAELLEAAPDGPLVELCSGAGHIGLAAASLSGRSIVCVDLDPVACYFTRLNADGADLGHRVEVREGSLETSLADDEVFALAIADPPWVVTTEVTRFPDDPILAIDGGPGGLDVAHACVRACQGHLEPGGSLLLQLGDDDQVDQVAATAAEAGWQEQGRRHAGAGIGTSGGVVVRLLHP from the coding sequence ATGGACATGATCGAGCGTCACTCCCTGCGCTTCGCCGGCCTCACGATCGAGCACGACCGCCGCGTCCTGGAGCCGCGCCCGTGGACCGAGCTGCAGTCGCGCTGGGCCGCCGAGCTGCTCGAGGCCGCGCCCGACGGGCCCCTCGTCGAGCTGTGCAGCGGTGCCGGCCACATCGGTCTGGCCGCCGCCTCGCTGTCGGGCCGTTCGATCGTCTGTGTCGACCTCGACCCCGTCGCCTGCTACTTCACCCGCCTGAACGCCGACGGCGCCGACCTCGGCCACCGGGTCGAGGTCCGCGAGGGCTCCCTGGAGACCAGCCTGGCCGACGACGAGGTGTTCGCCCTGGCGATCGCCGACCCGCCGTGGGTGGTCACCACCGAGGTGACCCGCTTCCCCGACGACCCGATCCTCGCCATCGACGGCGGCCCGGGCGGCCTGGACGTGGCCCACGCCTGCGTCCGCGCGTGCCAGGGCCACCTCGAGCCCGGCGGGAGCCTGCTGCTCCAACTCGGGGACGACGACCAGGTCGACCAGGTCGCCGCGACCGCGGCCGAGGCCGGGTGGCAGGAGCAGGGACGACGCCACGCCGGTGCCGGGATCGGCACGAGTGGCGGCGTCGTGGTGCGCCTCCTGCACCCCTGA
- a CDS encoding hemolysin family protein, with protein MSEYLPGLVWLVVLLAGNAFFVGAEFAVISARRSQIEPRAAEGSKAARTTLWAMEHATLMLATSQLGITVCSLLILNVSEPAIHHLLEYPLGLSSLSADAVSVIAFVVALLLVTYLHVVLGEMVPKNLAFSVPDRAALLLAPALVLVSRVVRPVISVLNGIANLVLRSFGVQPKDEATSSFTLEEVAGIVEQSHREGTLAAEGPLAGAFEFTDKSAGDIEVPLADLVLLPPSATPADVQRAVVEHGYSRYVVADEAGEPVGYVHMKDVMEIGAAEFDLPVPPKRLRRLISISRDAELEDALARMRQHGSHVARSVDADGVTRGLLFLEDAVEVLVGEIHDATAA; from the coding sequence ATGAGCGAGTACCTGCCCGGCCTGGTCTGGCTCGTCGTCCTGCTGGCCGGCAACGCGTTCTTCGTCGGCGCCGAGTTCGCCGTGATCTCCGCGCGCCGCTCCCAGATCGAGCCGCGCGCCGCCGAGGGCAGCAAGGCCGCCCGGACCACCTTGTGGGCGATGGAGCACGCCACGCTGATGCTGGCCACCAGCCAGCTCGGCATCACCGTCTGCTCGCTGCTGATCCTCAACGTCTCCGAGCCGGCCATCCACCACCTGCTCGAGTACCCCCTCGGCCTCTCGTCGCTGTCCGCGGACGCCGTGAGCGTCATCGCCTTCGTCGTGGCGCTGCTGCTGGTGACCTACCTGCACGTCGTGCTCGGCGAGATGGTGCCGAAGAACCTCGCGTTCTCGGTGCCCGACCGCGCCGCGCTGCTGCTGGCGCCCGCGCTCGTGCTGGTCTCGCGGGTCGTGCGGCCCGTGATCTCGGTGCTCAACGGCATCGCCAACCTGGTGCTGCGCTCCTTCGGCGTCCAGCCGAAGGACGAGGCCACCAGCAGCTTCACGCTCGAGGAGGTCGCCGGCATCGTCGAGCAGTCGCACCGGGAGGGCACCCTCGCGGCGGAGGGGCCGCTCGCGGGCGCGTTCGAGTTCACCGACAAGTCGGCCGGCGACATCGAGGTGCCGCTGGCCGACCTCGTCCTGCTGCCCCCGTCGGCGACCCCGGCCGACGTCCAGCGGGCCGTCGTCGAGCACGGCTACTCCCGCTACGTCGTCGCCGACGAGGCCGGCGAGCCGGTCGGCTACGTGCACATGAAGGACGTCATGGAGATCGGCGCGGCCGAGTTCGACCTGCCGGTACCGCCCAAGCGGCTGCGCCGGCTGATCTCGATCTCCCGCGACGCCGAGCTGGAGGACGCGCTGGCGCGGATGCGGCAGCACGGCTCGCACGTGGCCCGCTCGGTCGACGCCGACGGGGTCACCCGCGGGCTCCTCTTCCTCGAGGACGCCGTCGAGGTGCTGGTCGGGGAGATCCACGACGCCACGGCGGCCTGA
- a CDS encoding RNB domain-containing ribonuclease: MPSSRVVHVRTDDSAVVATLRQGIERIRTELEVTAEFPPEVEEAAARAAAAPRLPDLDRTELPFVTIDPASSQDLDQAVHVERDGEGGYVVHYAIADLAAFITPGDPVDLEAHRRGQTLYGADSKVPLHPTVLSEDAASLLPEQVRPALLWTIRVDDTGEGTDIDVVRARVRSTAKLSYTEAQAAIDDGTAVETLQLVKEIGEKRLARDAARGGVSLPLPEQEIDTADGEGGAWRLEFRTLLPIEDWNAQISLLTGFGAASLMVYARVGLLRTLPLPDPRDVQRLHRTARALGVDWPAEMLYPDFIRSLDPGRPDHAAVVLASARLLRGSGYVAFDGEVPAEPQHAALVSEYAHVTAPLRRLADRYAAEVCVALCAGEPVPAWVLAALPALPQEMQASGRRASSYERAVVDLVEAGLLVARVGEEFDGVVVAVEEKDERRGKVVVSAIGVEAPVDGDGPVPLGKDVRVRLEQADVETRTVRFSLV; this comes from the coding sequence ATGCCCAGCAGCCGCGTGGTCCACGTCCGGACCGACGACAGCGCCGTCGTCGCCACGCTCCGCCAGGGGATCGAGAGGATCCGCACGGAGCTCGAGGTGACGGCGGAGTTCCCACCCGAGGTCGAGGAGGCCGCCGCCCGGGCGGCCGCCGCGCCGCGGCTGCCCGACCTCGACCGCACCGAGCTGCCGTTCGTCACGATCGACCCCGCGTCCTCGCAGGACCTCGACCAGGCGGTCCACGTCGAGCGCGACGGCGAGGGGGGCTACGTCGTCCACTACGCGATCGCCGACCTCGCGGCGTTCATCACGCCCGGGGACCCGGTCGACCTCGAGGCGCACCGCCGCGGCCAGACGCTCTACGGCGCCGACTCCAAGGTGCCGCTGCACCCCACCGTCCTCAGCGAGGACGCCGCCTCGCTGCTCCCCGAGCAGGTCCGCCCGGCCCTGCTGTGGACCATCCGGGTCGACGACACCGGCGAGGGCACCGACATCGACGTCGTCCGGGCCCGGGTTCGCTCGACCGCGAAGCTCTCCTACACCGAGGCCCAGGCCGCGATCGACGACGGCACCGCGGTGGAGACGCTCCAGCTGGTCAAGGAGATCGGCGAGAAGCGGCTGGCCCGCGACGCCGCGCGTGGCGGCGTCTCACTCCCGCTCCCGGAGCAGGAGATCGACACCGCCGACGGCGAGGGCGGCGCCTGGCGCCTGGAGTTCCGCACGCTGCTGCCGATCGAGGACTGGAACGCCCAGATCTCCCTGCTCACCGGGTTCGGCGCGGCCTCGCTGATGGTCTACGCCCGCGTCGGCCTGCTCCGCACGCTCCCGCTGCCCGATCCCCGCGACGTCCAGCGGCTGCACCGCACCGCCCGCGCCCTCGGCGTCGACTGGCCGGCCGAGATGCTCTACCCCGACTTCATCCGCTCCCTCGACCCGGGCCGACCCGACCACGCCGCCGTCGTCCTGGCCAGCGCCCGGCTGTTGCGCGGCAGCGGCTACGTCGCCTTCGACGGCGAGGTGCCGGCCGAGCCGCAGCACGCCGCCCTGGTCTCGGAGTACGCCCACGTGACCGCGCCGCTGCGCCGCCTGGCCGACCGCTACGCCGCCGAGGTGTGCGTCGCCCTGTGCGCCGGCGAACCGGTGCCCGCCTGGGTGCTGGCCGCGCTGCCGGCCCTGCCGCAGGAGATGCAGGCGTCGGGACGCCGGGCCAGCAGCTACGAGCGCGCCGTCGTCGACCTCGTGGAGGCCGGGCTGCTCGTGGCCCGGGTCGGCGAGGAGTTCGACGGCGTCGTGGTCGCCGTCGAGGAGAAGGACGAGCGCCGCGGCAAGGTCGTCGTCAGCGCGATCGGCGTCGAGGCGCCGGTCGACGGTGACGGCCCGGTCCCGCTCGGCAAGGACGTCCGGGTTCGCCTCGAGCAGGCCGACGTCGAGACCCGGACGGTCCGCTTCTCGCTCGTGTAG
- a CDS encoding RluA family pseudouridine synthase produces MAQMFGLSRTRAADLIARDLVQLDGTGTAKSDRVMPGALLEVTIPVEVDPLAVRAEVVEGIGIIYDDDAIVVIDKPVGVAVHPSPGWSGPTVVGHLAGAGFRIATSGASERQGIVQRLDVGTSGVMVICKSEYAYSVLKNAFRHRTVDKTYHAVVQGHPDPLEGTIDAPIARHPGADYKFAVLDGGRPSVTHYSTLEAHRFASLLEVHLETGRTHQIRVHMSALKHPCVGDLTYGADPTLAKRFKVTRQWLHAVKLGFEHPETGSYVEFESPYPADLAASLETIRAAD; encoded by the coding sequence ATGGCCCAGATGTTCGGGCTCTCGCGCACCCGCGCCGCCGACCTGATCGCGCGCGACCTGGTGCAGCTCGACGGCACCGGGACGGCCAAGAGCGACCGGGTCATGCCGGGCGCCCTGCTCGAGGTGACCATCCCGGTCGAGGTCGACCCGCTGGCGGTGCGCGCCGAGGTCGTCGAGGGCATCGGGATCATCTACGACGACGACGCGATCGTGGTGATCGACAAGCCGGTGGGCGTGGCCGTGCACCCCTCGCCCGGCTGGTCGGGTCCCACCGTGGTGGGCCACCTCGCCGGTGCCGGGTTCCGGATCGCCACGTCGGGCGCCTCCGAGCGCCAGGGCATCGTGCAGCGCCTCGACGTCGGCACCTCCGGCGTGATGGTGATCTGCAAGTCGGAGTACGCCTACTCGGTGCTGAAGAACGCCTTCCGGCACCGCACCGTCGACAAGACTTACCACGCCGTCGTCCAGGGGCACCCCGACCCGCTCGAGGGCACCATCGACGCCCCGATCGCGCGGCACCCCGGCGCCGACTACAAGTTCGCCGTCCTCGACGGCGGCCGGCCGAGCGTCACGCACTACTCGACCCTCGAGGCGCACCGGTTCGCGAGCCTGCTGGAGGTGCACCTCGAGACCGGCCGCACCCACCAGATCCGGGTGCACATGTCGGCCCTGAAGCACCCGTGCGTCGGCGACCTGACCTACGGCGCCGACCCGACCCTCGCGAAGCGGTTCAAGGTCACGCGGCAGTGGCTGCACGCGGTCAAGCTCGGGTTCGAGCACCCCGAGACCGGGTCCTACGTCGAGTTCGAGTCGCCGTACCCCGCCGACCTCGCGGCGTCCCTCGAGACGATCCGTGCCGCCGACTGA
- a CDS encoding iron-containing redox enzyme family protein — MRLPTSRGPLSDVVAGLLKRPVTTQTVDFPVPDETRPDDEAITLWMLHELHYRGFDDVDEAWEWAPVLMPLRHRLERNLELSLRRRFAAGRPLRRGPAADGASDVVADIEAVITASEGRSLARHVQRHASREETLHLLRQRSIYHLKEADPTTWVVPRLEATTKAALVQVQYDEYGVGDPARLHHELFARGLAASGLDRDYGAYIDETLLPVLEQNNALSLFGLHRRLRGAALGHLAVFEATSSVPSRQLAQGLARLEFPDAMVEYYDEHVEADAVHEQLVLHDVCAALVAAEPDQHDEVLFGAWSCLDLEARTAEALLDDWEVA, encoded by the coding sequence ATGCGACTTCCGACCTCCCGCGGCCCGCTCAGCGACGTCGTGGCCGGCCTCCTGAAGCGCCCGGTCACGACCCAGACGGTGGACTTCCCCGTCCCGGACGAGACCCGCCCCGACGACGAGGCGATCACCCTGTGGATGCTGCACGAGCTGCACTACCGGGGCTTCGACGACGTCGACGAGGCGTGGGAGTGGGCGCCCGTGCTGATGCCGTTGCGACACCGCCTCGAGCGGAACCTCGAGCTGTCCCTGCGCCGGCGCTTCGCCGCCGGCCGTCCCCTGCGCCGCGGCCCCGCCGCCGACGGCGCGTCCGACGTCGTGGCCGACATCGAGGCCGTGATCACGGCGTCCGAGGGCCGGTCCCTGGCCCGGCACGTGCAGCGGCACGCCTCGCGCGAGGAGACCCTGCACCTGCTCCGGCAGCGCTCGATCTACCACCTCAAGGAGGCGGACCCCACGACCTGGGTGGTGCCGCGGCTCGAGGCCACGACCAAGGCCGCGCTCGTGCAGGTGCAGTACGACGAGTACGGCGTCGGCGACCCCGCCCGCCTGCACCACGAGCTGTTCGCCCGGGGGCTGGCCGCCTCGGGTCTCGACCGCGACTACGGCGCCTACATCGACGAGACCCTGCTGCCGGTCCTGGAGCAGAACAACGCGCTGAGCCTCTTCGGCCTCCACCGCCGCCTGCGCGGCGCCGCGCTCGGGCACCTCGCCGTGTTCGAGGCGACCAGCTCGGTGCCCTCGCGCCAGCTGGCCCAGGGCCTGGCCCGGCTGGAGTTCCCCGACGCGATGGTCGAGTACTACGACGAGCACGTCGAGGCCGACGCCGTCCACGAGCAGCTGGTGCTGCACGACGTCTGCGCGGCCCTGGTCGCCGCCGAGCCCGACCAGCACGACGAGGTGCTGTTCGGCGCGTGGTCCTGCCTCGACCTGGAGGCCCGCACGGCCGAGGCGCTGCTCGACGACTGGGAGGTCGCGTGA
- a CDS encoding NUDIX hydrolase, whose translation MSRPTFVVAAVCLRDDAGRLLTVRKRGTRSFMLPGGKIEPGETPAEAGLREVREEVGVDLAGVVLLGHFLADAANEPGHLVDSTVFTADLPGVPAAAGEIAELRWVDPADPGDVGDVRLAPLLRDHVLPALGVGSARG comes from the coding sequence ATGAGCCGGCCCACCTTCGTCGTCGCCGCCGTATGCCTGCGCGACGACGCCGGCCGGCTGCTCACCGTCCGCAAGCGCGGGACCCGGTCGTTCATGCTGCCCGGCGGCAAGATCGAGCCCGGCGAGACGCCGGCCGAGGCCGGGCTCCGGGAGGTCCGCGAGGAGGTCGGCGTCGACCTCGCGGGCGTCGTCCTGCTCGGGCACTTCCTCGCCGACGCCGCCAACGAGCCCGGCCACCTGGTCGACTCGACCGTCTTCACCGCCGACCTCCCCGGCGTCCCGGCCGCGGCCGGCGAGATCGCCGAGCTGCGGTGGGTCGACCCCGCCGACCCCGGCGACGTCGGCGACGTCCGGCTCGCGCCGCTGCTGCGCGACCACGTGCTCCCGGCGCTGGGTGTGGGGTCGGCACGCGGCTGA
- the yaaA gene encoding peroxide stress protein YaaA, with protein sequence MLILLPPSEGKAAPRRGKPLDLAALSAPSLTPARERVLAALVELCSGDAEVAARTLDVPRSRLDLVELNAALASAPTARADAIYTGVLYDALGFATLSPAARRRATARVAVTSSLFGVVRPSDRIPSYRLSGDASLPHLGGVAAHWRDALGPAVLEGLGTGLLVDLRSGTYAAFWRPPAELAARVATVRVLHEVDGARSVVSHFNKATKGRIVRALLEDGRAPRTPARLAGVLTDLGWTVEVGEPTPRGTQLDVVVRQV encoded by the coding sequence GTGCTGATCCTGCTGCCGCCCAGCGAGGGCAAGGCCGCTCCGCGCCGGGGCAAGCCGCTGGACCTGGCGGCGCTGTCGGCGCCGTCGCTGACGCCGGCCCGGGAGCGGGTGCTCGCCGCGCTCGTCGAGCTGTGCTCGGGCGACGCCGAGGTGGCGGCCAGGACCCTCGACGTGCCTCGCTCGCGGCTCGACCTCGTGGAGCTCAACGCGGCCCTGGCCTCGGCCCCGACCGCGCGGGCCGACGCCATCTACACCGGCGTCCTCTACGACGCCCTTGGCTTCGCGACCCTGTCGCCCGCGGCCCGGCGCCGCGCGACAGCGCGGGTGGCGGTGACGTCCTCGCTGTTCGGGGTGGTGCGCCCGAGCGACCGGATCCCGTCGTACCGGCTCTCCGGCGACGCCTCGCTCCCCCACCTCGGCGGCGTCGCGGCCCACTGGCGCGACGCGCTCGGCCCGGCGGTGCTCGAGGGCCTCGGGACCGGGCTGCTCGTCGACCTGCGCTCCGGCACCTACGCCGCGTTCTGGCGGCCACCGGCCGAGCTCGCCGCCCGGGTGGCCACCGTCCGCGTCCTGCACGAGGTCGACGGGGCCCGCTCGGTCGTCAGCCACTTCAACAAGGCCACCAAGGGCCGCATCGTCCGGGCCCTCCTCGAGGACGGTCGCGCCCCCCGCACGCCGGCCCGGCTGGCCGGCGTCCTCACCGACCTGGGTTGGACCGTCGAGGTCGGCGAGCCGACCCCGAGGGGCACCCAGCTCGACGTGGTCGTCCGGCAGGTCTGA
- a CDS encoding CDGSH iron-sulfur domain-containing protein has protein sequence MSGRERPAPRVRMCAGGPMLVHGPISIESEDGVVHESTRPVSAVCRCGATSRAPWCDGTHRLLPEKSRP, from the coding sequence GTGAGCGGCCGCGAGCGCCCCGCACCGCGGGTCCGGATGTGCGCCGGGGGACCGATGCTGGTGCACGGCCCGATCAGCATCGAGAGCGAGGACGGCGTCGTCCACGAGAGCACCCGCCCGGTCAGCGCCGTGTGCCGTTGCGGCGCCACGAGCCGGGCGCCGTGGTGCGACGGCACGCACCGGCTGCTGCCGGAGAAGTCGCGGCCCTGA
- the lspA gene encoding signal peptidase II, with product MGDDETSAPRAPRRLRWVFAGVALTAYAVDVATKVLAVEKLDGGRDVQVVGEVLQLHLVRNPGAAFSTGTGLTPVISVVAIIATVAVLFYSRRVGTTTWAVALGFLLAGITGNLTDRLLREPGPLHGHVIDFLRLPNWPVFNVADICINVAAGLIIILAFRGVHLDGSRDGDEPDAAADPEPDTDIDDDTVGAEERSE from the coding sequence GTGGGCGACGACGAGACGTCGGCCCCCCGGGCTCCGCGGCGGCTGCGGTGGGTCTTCGCCGGGGTCGCGCTGACGGCGTACGCCGTCGACGTCGCCACCAAGGTCCTCGCGGTCGAGAAGCTCGACGGCGGCCGTGACGTCCAGGTCGTCGGCGAGGTCCTCCAGCTGCACCTGGTGCGCAACCCGGGAGCCGCGTTCAGCACCGGCACCGGCCTCACGCCGGTCATCAGCGTGGTGGCGATCATCGCGACCGTCGCCGTCCTGTTCTACTCCCGGCGGGTGGGCACCACGACGTGGGCCGTCGCCCTCGGCTTCCTGCTTGCCGGCATCACCGGCAACCTGACCGACCGCCTGCTCCGCGAGCCCGGCCCGCTGCACGGTCACGTCATCGACTTCCTGCGGCTGCCGAACTGGCCGGTCTTCAACGTCGCCGACATCTGCATCAACGTCGCCGCCGGCCTCATCATCATCCTGGCCTTCCGAGGCGTGCACCTCGACGGGAGCCGCGACGGCGACGAGCCCGACGCGGCCGCCGACCCCGAACCCGACACAGACATCGACGACGACACGGTCGGCGCCGAGGAGAGATCCGAGTGA
- a CDS encoding sugar O-acetyltransferase, whose product MTSPYEPDGRTMRERMLAGDQYLADDPELAELSLVARDLADAYNATTSRQAPLRRELLERLLGSVGDGTEVRPPFLVDYGTNITLGARCFANYGLVALDVAPITIGDDVQIGPHVQLLTPTHPVEPEPRRDKWEAAKPITIGDNVWLGGGVVVCPGVTIGADTVVGAGSVVTRDLPARVVAVGNPARVVREV is encoded by the coding sequence GTGACCTCCCCCTACGAGCCCGACGGCCGGACCATGCGCGAGCGGATGCTGGCCGGCGACCAGTACCTCGCCGACGACCCCGAGCTGGCCGAGCTGAGCCTGGTCGCGCGCGACCTCGCCGACGCCTACAACGCGACGACGTCGCGCCAGGCCCCGCTGCGCCGCGAGCTGCTCGAGCGGCTGCTCGGCTCGGTCGGTGACGGTACCGAGGTCCGGCCCCCGTTCCTCGTCGACTACGGGACCAACATCACCCTCGGCGCGCGCTGCTTCGCCAACTACGGCCTCGTCGCGCTCGACGTCGCCCCGATCACCATCGGCGACGACGTCCAGATCGGGCCGCACGTGCAGCTGCTGACGCCGACGCACCCGGTCGAGCCGGAGCCCCGCCGCGACAAGTGGGAGGCCGCGAAGCCGATCACGATCGGCGACAACGTGTGGCTCGGCGGTGGTGTCGTCGTCTGCCCGGGCGTCACGATCGGCGCCGACACCGTCGTGGGCGCCGGCTCGGTCGTCACCCGCGACCTGCCGGCCCGCGTGGTCGCCGTGGGCAACCCCGCGCGCGTGGTCCGTGAGGTCTGA
- a CDS encoding GNAT family N-acetyltransferase gives MPPTETDLLIRPAGPDDAAALAEVHLASRAAAPMPPAAHPPDGVRAWLAARLDSDDEVWVAEDAGDVVAYLRMTATWLDDLYVAPSHAGQGVGSVLLDLAKARRPDGFSLWVFESNTPARAFYRRHGLVEREHTDGSENEERAPDLRMAWEPAA, from the coding sequence GTGCCGCCGACTGAGACCGACCTGCTGATCCGCCCGGCCGGCCCGGACGACGCCGCCGCGCTCGCCGAGGTCCACCTGGCCTCGCGCGCCGCGGCCCCGATGCCGCCCGCCGCCCACCCGCCCGACGGCGTCCGTGCCTGGCTCGCCGCCCGGCTCGACAGCGACGACGAGGTCTGGGTCGCCGAGGACGCCGGCGACGTCGTCGCCTACCTGCGGATGACCGCCACCTGGCTCGACGACCTGTACGTCGCGCCCTCCCACGCCGGGCAGGGCGTCGGCTCGGTGCTCCTCGACCTCGCCAAGGCGCGCCGCCCCGACGGATTCTCGCTGTGGGTCTTCGAGTCGAACACCCCGGCGCGGGCCTTCTACCGGCGCCACGGCCTCGTCGAGCGCGAGCACACCGACGGCAGCGAGAACGAGGAGCGCGCCCCCGACCTCCGCATGGCCTGGGAACCGGCAGCCTGA
- a CDS encoding DivIVA domain-containing protein: MPLTPEDVSNKRFTPVRLREGYDMGEVDQFLDEVEAELARLTKENDDLRAKLSAAQSGSPAPQTAPIAVPQAAEPAPVVFEKAPEPEPAPVQPPAPAPVAAPVPAETIRVETVPQASNAAARLLEIATRNADELVEEAKNDADKIIGEARTKAERLEHESKSKADRLESDARTRSQMLDSETAERRTQLFGDLEKERDKLSVEVENLRSFEREYRSRLKSYFTQQLEALAGNESQVPQDEAPAPKRLRSILGEEEG, translated from the coding sequence ATGCCTCTGACGCCTGAGGACGTGAGTAACAAGCGGTTCACTCCCGTCCGGCTCCGTGAGGGCTACGACATGGGTGAGGTCGACCAGTTCCTCGACGAGGTGGAGGCGGAGCTCGCCCGACTCACCAAGGAGAACGACGACCTGCGGGCCAAGCTGTCCGCGGCCCAGTCCGGTTCCCCGGCCCCGCAGACGGCCCCGATCGCCGTGCCGCAGGCCGCCGAGCCCGCGCCCGTCGTGTTCGAGAAGGCCCCCGAGCCCGAGCCCGCCCCCGTGCAGCCTCCCGCCCCGGCCCCCGTCGCCGCTCCGGTCCCGGCCGAGACGATCCGTGTCGAGACCGTGCCCCAGGCGTCCAACGCCGCGGCCCGCCTGCTCGAGATCGCCACGCGCAACGCCGACGAGCTGGTCGAGGAGGCCAAGAACGACGCCGACAAGATCATCGGCGAGGCCCGCACCAAGGCCGAGCGCCTCGAGCACGAGTCGAAGAGCAAGGCCGACCGGCTCGAGTCCGACGCCCGCACCCGCTCGCAGATGCTCGACTCCGAGACCGCCGAGCGCCGCACGCAGCTCTTCGGCGACCTCGAGAAGGAGCGCGACAAGCTCAGCGTCGAGGTCGAGAACCTCCGGTCGTTCGAGCGCGAGTACCGCTCGCGTCTCAAGAGCTACTTCACCCAGCAGCTCGAGGCCCTCGCCGGCAACGAGTCGCAGGTCCCGCAGGACGAGGCGCCCGCGCCGAAGCGTCTGCGCTCGATCCTCGGCGAGGAGGAGGGCTGA
- a CDS encoding helix-turn-helix domain-containing protein, whose amino-acid sequence MTSQLETFDPAPDAHVTRLAAAVSADDLSPRERDMVRLIVAGMSNQEIADTLYLSINSVKTYIRSAYRRMGVETRTQAVVWGVRRGFLDELDDPAPLSA is encoded by the coding sequence ATGACGTCCCAGCTCGAAACCTTCGACCCCGCCCCCGACGCCCACGTCACCCGCCTGGCCGCCGCCGTCAGCGCCGACGACCTCTCCCCCCGCGAGCGCGACATGGTGCGCCTCATCGTGGCCGGGATGAGCAACCAGGAGATCGCCGACACCCTGTACCTCAGCATCAACTCGGTGAAGACCTACATCCGCTCGGCCTACCGCCGGATGGGCGTCGAGACGCGCACCCAGGCCGTCGTCTGGGGCGTCCGCCGTGGCTTCCTCGACGAGCTCGACGACCCGGCCCCGCTCAGCGCCTGA